ACTGCCGACTGTGGCGCCCTGTTCAGACTCGCTTTCGCTGCGGATCCGCACCTGAAGTGCTTAACCTTGCCGGCAACGGCAACTCGTAGGCTCATTATGCAAAAGGCACGCCGTCACCTGCCAAAGGCAGGCTCCGACCGCTTGTAGGCGTATGGTTTCAGGGTCTGTTTCACTCCCCTGTTCGGGGTTCTTTTCACCTTTCCCTCACGGTACTGGTCCACTATCGGTCTCCCAGGAGTATTTAGCCTTGGCGGATGGTCCCGCCGGTTTCACACAGGGTTTCACGTGCCCCGCGCTACTCAGGATACCACTATGCGTAACGTCCCTTGCCCGTAAGGGGCTCTCACCCGCTATGGCGCAGCTTTCCAACTGCTTCCGGTTCGTCGCGCACGCAATGTCGTGGTCCTACAACCCCAACAATGCCGAAACATCGCTGGTTTGGGCTGCTCCGCTTTCGCTCGCCACTACTCACGGAATCACTCTTGTTTTCTCCTCCTCCGCCTACTTAGATGTTTCAGTTCGGCGGGTTCGCCCCCCGCACAAGTGCGGGGTGACATGCCTTCAGCATGCCGGGTTGCCCCATTCGGAAATCCGCGGATCAATTCGTATGTGCCGATCCCCGCGGCTTTTCGCAGCTTATCACGTCCTTCTTCGCCTCTGGGAGCCTAGGCATCCCCCATACGCCCTTCTCTTGCTTGTCGCCACCCCCGCGCACAAAGGCGCGGAAGGGCCCTCTCGTAATCCTTCAATAAAATTGTTACTTCTACTACGTGTTTCTTCGACTTCGCTGTCCCGCAAAATGCGGAACGCTCCGTCCCAATATGTCAATGAACTTTTCGATAACGCCAACGCGCCATCTGGCTCCTGCGCTAAAAATGTCTACCAGACATTTTTTTGACGCTTCGGCCCGGTGGAGAATATCGGAGTCGAACCGATGACCTCCTGCGTGCAAGGCAGGCGCTCTAGCCAGCTGAGCTAATTCCCCGTTTCCCAGTTGTCAGTTGTCAGTGAACAGTTGACAGTTCCTTAAAAAACGGCGCACCGTTACCGATGACCCAACCTCTAGAATTTCCCTATCCAATATTTCTTTAAGAACTTCAAAAACCATAGGCGGACCTTTGACTTTCCACCTTTAACCTTCAACTCGCAGCCGCGCCGCGCCGTAGTCCCTGACAGGCTCACCTCGACCGCGCTCGGCACAAACTTCTCGCCCTTCCTCGACCTGGTAGTCCCGGGCAGGCTCACTTCGGCTACGCTCAGCATGAACTTCTCGCCCTTCCTCGACCTGGTAGTCTCGGGCAGGCTCGAACTGCCGACCTCTACATTATCAGTGTAGCGCTCTAACCAGCTGAGCTACGAGACTGCTATATCAAAAAAAACATATGGGTGACAGCGCACAGGGAAAGAACCCCGTCGCGGGCAACGGCCCCCGAAAAGGGGACGTCTCTCTAGAAAGGAGGTGTTCCAGCCGCACCTTCCGGTACGGCTACCTTGTTACGACTTAGCCCTAGTTACCGGTCTTGCCCTAGGCCGCTCCTTGCGGCGACGGACTTCAGGCACTCCCGGCTTCCATGGCTTGACGGGCGGTGTGTACAAGGCCCGGGAACGTATTCACCGCGCCATGGCTGATGCGCGATTACTAGCGATTCCAGCTTCACGGGGCCGAGTTGCAGGCCCCGATCCGAACTGTGACCGGTTTTCAAGATCCGCGCCCCCTCACGGGGTGGCTTCCCTCTGTGCCGGCCATTGTAGCACGTGTGTGGCCCAGGACGTAAGGGCCGTGATGATTTGACGTCATCCCCACCTTCCTCGCGGTTTGCACCGGCAGTCCCGTTAGAGTCCCCATCTTTACATGCTGGCAACTAACGGCAGGGGTTGCGCTCGTTATAGGACTTAACCTGACACCTCACGGCACGAGCTGACGACAACCATGCAGCACCTTGCAATCGGTCCGAAGAAAAAGCTATCTCTAGCTTATGCAGACTGCATTTAAGCCCTGGTAAGGTTCCTCGCGTATCATCGAATTAAACCACATGCTCCACCGCTTGTGCGGGCCCCCGTCAATTCCTTTGAGTTTCATTCTTGCGAACGTACTCCCCAGGTGGGACACTTATCACTTTCGCTTGGCCACGGAGCCCTAAGGCCCCACAGCTAGTGTCCATCGTTTACGGCGTGGACTACCGGGGTATCTAATCCCGTTCGCTACCCACGCTTTCGTCCATCAGCGTCAGTACATGGTTGGCCACCTGCCTTCGCGATCGGTGTTCTATGTGATATCTATGCATTTCACCGCTACACCACATGTTCCGGCAACCCCACCATGACTCAAGACCTGCAGTATCAAGGGCAGTCCCACGGTTGAGCCGTGGCCTTTCACCCCTGACTTACAGGCCCGCCTACGGACCCTTTAAACCCAATGATTCCGGATAACGCTCGGACCCTCCGTATTACCGCGGCTGCTGGCACGGAGTTAGCCGGTCCTTATTCGTACGGTACCGTCAGCCACCTACACGTAGGTGGGTTTCTTCCCGTAAAAAAGCAGTTTACAACCCATAGGGCCGTCATCCTGCACGCGGCATGGCTGGATCAACCTTCCGGCCATTGTCCAATATTCCTCACTGCTGCCTCCCGTAGGAGTCTGGTCCGTGTCTCAGTACCAGTGTGGGGGATCCCCCTCTCAGGGCCCCTAACCATCGCTGCCTTGGTGGGCCGTTACCCCACCAACAAGCTAATGGTACGCATGGCCATCCCTGTCCGATAAATCTTTAATCCCGACACCATGCGGTGACGGGATGCCATGGGGCATTAATCCGGGTTTCCCCGGGCTATTCCCCTGACAGGGGCAGGTTCCATACGCGTTCCGCACCCGTGCGCCGGTCGTCAGCGGAAAAGCAAGCTTCTCCCTGTTACCCCTCGACTTGCATGTGTTAGGCCTGCCGCTAGCGTTCATCCTGAGCCAGGATCAAACTCTTCATCGTGGAAATCTTAAACTGATCCCCCAACAAAGGCCGCACCCGGCGATCAAAATGGTTCTCTCTCTGTTTACGCTGTCATTATTCCCAATATGTATATGAACTTCACAAAACAAAAGACCCGGCCCTCTCAAAAAAAAACGCCCGAAAAACGGACAACTGACCGGAAAAAAATGCCCTGCCATCAAGCAAAGCGGGTGCAAATATAATCACGTTATTTTAATCCCACAAATACTTGCGCAATAAAACAGCACAATTTTTTCACCTTTTTTATTAAGGATTTATTTTCCAAACGATTACAAAAATCCTTTGGGAAAAAATTAGGAAAAGAAGTTCCAGACCAACCCAAAACGGATAACGAAATCACGGTATGGATAATCAGGGGCGGCGTAATAATTATACTCACTGCCCCAAACAGTATTCAAGTGCTCTGCCTTTAGATAAATACGGGTCTGGCGCACCTTGGCGTTGATAAAGAAATCGAGCATGGGATAACCGCCAAATTCTTCGCGTTCCTGAACATAGAACTCACCCAATAGAGGATGGTACGCATCCATGGTATATGAAGTGAAATATTTAAACGTAACCCCGGTCTGAAGAAACATGGCCTTTTTGAACACGTCTTTCGAAAAATAAAGCGTATTTCTGGTTACCAACTGGGGCAGGTTCAGCACGTTCATATCTTGAGAGACCTCTTGATACATGACGGTATTCATCAACGCCCAGCGCCTCCATTTAAACTCTTTGGAATACCTAACCTTTAAATAATTAATCGTTTGATTGTTCTGGGCCGGTTTCACCAGTGCCCGTTCAAGGCCGTTCGCAATATCTTCTGCGTTGGCCTCTGACCTGAAATAAGTATAATTGTCAATCGCATCATAACTCGCTGTTAGCGACCCTAAAAATTTCGAGTCCCATCCAAAGGTGACTCCCTTTATTTCTTGCTTCTCGAAACTAGTTGTATTCTGCCAGTTGAAATTTCTATAATTGCTCTGATACAGCAGCAAATTGAAATTGGGCATTCTGGAGGAGGCGTGGATGGCTGCATAGACCCTATTGTTTTCATTTATCTGGTAGGCTGCTCGCCCATTGATCACATTGCCCGACAACTTGCCCGAGACATTCAACGAAAAATCTCCGCTCAACGAAAAACCACCCAACGTGTTCTTGTAGCTTCCACCAAAATTGAGCTCTTCACCATGTAAGCGATTATCAATGCGGCCTTCATCATCAATAAGTATACTTCTGAAAAAGTAGTCATAGTTAAAAAGGCGAACATTCGCCGATATGGTACCCAGCGTTTTGTTTGAAAAGGTGCCGGACACCTGGTTGAACATAGTCTTCAGCGAGGCCTTATCATCTATGGGCACAACAAAGGGCTCTGAACCGAAGACACCGCTCTGCCCGTCTTGCAAGAATTGGTAAAACTTGGTCTCGTAGCTGAACGTATGGCCGAACGAAAGAGAGCTTTTGGGGTTCAACGAATCTTTTTTGGCGCCTAGCAGTTTATATTGATGGTCTAGAAAATATCGCTTGCCCAGCACGCGGTTGTTGGCCAAGGTATTGTTGGCTCTTGAAAACTGCACATCAATTCGGGAGCGATCGGTAAACTCTTCTGCTCCCGATTCAAATTGCTCCCTATCTTCTATACCGCCATTTTCTTCGGTCTCCAAATTCTGTGCTGCAATGTGCCCCCTTGCCCAATATCTTCCATTTTTAGATCTGTAGTTGGCCGTTGCCACAAAATTACTCGATTGGGCTTGTTCGAACTGATATTTTCCAAGCGACCTAAAGCCCCTATGGAATACCGAAAGGTTAAACCGCTCCGATGTGTTCAAAGTCAGCAAGGCATCAAGAAGCTGGCCCTGCTCCAAAGTGGTCTTAAAGAAAAGCTCGGTCATGGGCGTTGGCACATGATAGTACTGCACATCTTCAGCCTCCATATAGTTGAAATGCTTGGCAGTTGCTCCAATTCTAGGGTATATGTACGCACTTCTTGCATTATGGCCCAGTTTGTTGTAGGGTTGCCCCAGGTTTGCAAAGGGCATCAACTCGAAATCATCACTTCTCAGAAAGTTGTACTTATACTCTTTTTGTATGGTAAGGGTGGTATCTACATAGGTAGTATCACTGTCATGCGAAATGATAAGGTAATCTTTTATGGTAATTGCCCTACCCTTTTTCTTCGCCTGCTTCTTTTTTTTGCCAAAAACCGTTGCCGAGTCTTTCCTTTTTTGAAGGGGTGGCAGAGAATCTACCTGCGAATAGAGCGATGGCAATCCGAAGAAAAACAAAAGAATGATGAATGGTCTTATCATGCGCCCAACTTGCAAGGCAAAGTTAGTTTTTTTTGTTGCTAAACAAATGTGAAAGTTTTGGCATCGACAAAAGATGCCGGACGAAATGGCTCCGCTGGCCGAAAAAATGTTAAAAACTGTTAAGCGTACTAAAAAAAATCCATATTTTGAGCCGTTGATAGCTAATGCGATTAATTGTTATGAAAAGAAAATTACCCCTCCTCTTCTTGGTGGCCGTGTCTTGTTCGTACGCCCAGTTCAATAAGAACGCTCCCTGGATGAAAGAACTGAAAAGAACCAACCCAAACACCTCTCTTTCAAAAGGCGCAACTGACAATAGCGGTGACACCTATACCTTCTATGAGATTACGGAGGTCTTTGACACGTATTGGAAAGCTAAAGACAAAAATGCCAAGGGCAGTGGTTACAAACCTTTTATGCGGTGGCGCAATTATTGGCAGCACTTCGTAAAGGCCGACGGTACTTTGCCCACTTCAAAAGAGCTTTGGCAAGCCTACAAAAACAAACAAACCGCAAAGGGCCCTGTGAACCCCACGAGCAACTGGACCCCTCTGGGACCAGTGGTCAGCAATGAGTTGGGGGGCTCACTGCCCGGTATTGGACGAATAAATGCCATCGCGGTAGATCCCAACAACGCCGACATTTGGTATGCCGGTGCCCCAGCAGGCGGCATTTGGAAATCTACGGACGCCGGTGATACGTGGACAAATATTTTTGACCAGTTTCCACAAATAGGGGTTTCCGGTATAGCCATTGACCCGAACGACTCAAACATCATCTACATTGCAACGGGCGATGATGACGCCTCAGACTCATACAGCGCGGGGGTCTTTAAATCTATCGATGGCGGGTTAACTTGGAACGAAACGGGCCTTAGTCCCGATACCCAAGATGAGTTTGACACTATGAACGAAATTGTAATCGACCCAACCGATTCAAACGTTGTTTGGGTAGGCACTACCGATGGTCTTCAAAAATCAGAAGATGCGGGGGCTACTTGGGAAGTGAAGTTGACCGGCAATATCACCGATTTTAAATTGAAACCGGGAGACCCAAATACTATCTACGCGGTTGATTCCAATTCTTATTTTAGGTCTACCGATGGAGGCAACACCTTCGAAGAAATAACAAGTGTTTTGCCCACCAATGGGGGGCGAATGGTTTTGGGAGTTTCACCCGACGACCCTGCCGTGGTGTATGTGTTGGTAGCTGACGTTACGGCAAGAAGCTCAGCTTTCTTGGGACTGTTCAAATCTACCGATAGTGGGGCTACCTTTACCCAAACGGGAAATACAGAAGACATTTTTGAATCGAACCAAGCTTGGTTCGATTTGGCAATAGAGGTCTCACCCACAAATGCAGATGAAGTATACACTGGATGCCTAAATATTTGGAAAAGTACAGACGGGGGCGATTCGTTCTCCAAAGTAAACAATTGGAGCACAAACAACAGTGCCTATACCCATGCCGACATTCACACTTTGAAGTTTTTTGATGGCAAGCTTTTCTGTGGCAGCGATGGGGGCCTCTTCGTATCGGAAGATGGCGGCGGCAGCTTTACCGATAAGTCCGATGGTTTGGCCGTTACCCAATTTTACCGTATTGGTATCGCCAAGAACGATGCCAGCAAAATTGTTGGGGGCACACAAGACAACTCAGGGTTTGTCTACAACAATAACGAATGGAATGTGTATACCGGAGGGGATGGCATGGACTACGAAATAGACCCATCTAATAGTAATATTGCTTACGGATTCCTTCAATTTGGCAACCCCTTGTACATAACTACCGACCTTGGCCAGACGGTTGGCACAATCGCTTCCCCTGACACTGGGTCTGGCCCGATTTCCGGCAATTGGATCACCCCCTTGGCCGTTGATGGCGAGGGCACCGTTTATGCAGCGTACACCGCTGTTTTCAGATTAACGGGAAGTGAATGGGAAAGGGTATCAGATTTTTTCAATGGCAACAATATTGATGACCTTGAAATTGACCCCAATGACCCCAACATCATGTACGCCGCAGAAAATGACGTGCTGTACCGCAGTGGTGACCGTGGTGAAAACTTTGTGGCCATTGACACCTTGGGTACACAGATTTCAGATATAGCCATTAACAACAACAATAGTAACATCGTCTATGTGACCACCTCGGCCAGAGTTGGCCGATCACAAAGTCAACAGCCCCAAAATAGAGCGGTTTACCGTATTACAGTAGATGGCAACACATTGGTCTCTACCGAGAATATTACGTTTGACCTACCAACAGACCAAGCCTATTTTGCCATTGTACATCAGCCAAGAAATGACAACAATCCCATTTTTGTGGGCACAAGTCTTGGCGTTTATCGGCTTGATGATTCCTTGACAGAATGGGAACAATACTCTACCAATCTGCCCAATACGGCCATCAGCGATCTTGAAATCAGCCCAGACGATGAGATGTTGGTGGCGAGCACCTACGGCCGAGGGGCATGGCAAACACCTATACCAGTGCAGCTGCCGGCAGATGATATAAAACTGGTTTCTATAGAGGCCGTTTCGGGCACAGTAACCTGCGCTGAAATAACCCCACAGATTACGGTGGAAAACAAAGGTTTAAATGCCATTTCACAGGTCGATGTCACCTACAGGCTAAACGAGGGAGGTAATCAAACATTCACATTCAATGGCACCATTGATAGTGGAGCTACCGAGACCTTTAGTTTGCCCACCCTCACACCGGCAGTGGGTCAAAGTTCTATTCTAACTGTAACTGTCTCTATTGCCAATGATGCCTTTGATGACAACAACACAAAAAAAACCACATTGTTCATTGCCAATTCGTTTGCAAATGGTGACCAAGTGTTCGACTTTGAGACTGAAGCCA
This portion of the Flagellimonas lutaonensis genome encodes:
- a CDS encoding putative porin, producing the protein MIRPFIILLFFFGLPSLYSQVDSLPPLQKRKDSATVFGKKKKQAKKKGRAITIKDYLIISHDSDTTYVDTTLTIQKEYKYNFLRSDDFELMPFANLGQPYNKLGHNARSAYIYPRIGATAKHFNYMEAEDVQYYHVPTPMTELFFKTTLEQGQLLDALLTLNTSERFNLSVFHRGFRSLGKYQFEQAQSSNFVATANYRSKNGRYWARGHIAAQNLETEENGGIEDREQFESGAEEFTDRSRIDVQFSRANNTLANNRVLGKRYFLDHQYKLLGAKKDSLNPKSSLSFGHTFSYETKFYQFLQDGQSGVFGSEPFVVPIDDKASLKTMFNQVSGTFSNKTLGTISANVRLFNYDYFFRSILIDDEGRIDNRLHGEELNFGGSYKNTLGGFSLSGDFSLNVSGKLSGNVINGRAAYQINENNRVYAAIHASSRMPNFNLLLYQSNYRNFNWQNTTSFEKQEIKGVTFGWDSKFLGSLTASYDAIDNYTYFRSEANAEDIANGLERALVKPAQNNQTINYLKVRYSKEFKWRRWALMNTVMYQEVSQDMNVLNLPQLVTRNTLYFSKDVFKKAMFLQTGVTFKYFTSYTMDAYHPLLGEFYVQEREEFGGYPMLDFFINAKVRQTRIYLKAEHLNTVWGSEYNYYAAPDYPYRDFVIRFGLVWNFFS
- a CDS encoding thrombospondin type 3 repeat-containing protein, producing MKRKLPLLFLVAVSCSYAQFNKNAPWMKELKRTNPNTSLSKGATDNSGDTYTFYEITEVFDTYWKAKDKNAKGSGYKPFMRWRNYWQHFVKADGTLPTSKELWQAYKNKQTAKGPVNPTSNWTPLGPVVSNELGGSLPGIGRINAIAVDPNNADIWYAGAPAGGIWKSTDAGDTWTNIFDQFPQIGVSGIAIDPNDSNIIYIATGDDDASDSYSAGVFKSIDGGLTWNETGLSPDTQDEFDTMNEIVIDPTDSNVVWVGTTDGLQKSEDAGATWEVKLTGNITDFKLKPGDPNTIYAVDSNSYFRSTDGGNTFEEITSVLPTNGGRMVLGVSPDDPAVVYVLVADVTARSSAFLGLFKSTDSGATFTQTGNTEDIFESNQAWFDLAIEVSPTNADEVYTGCLNIWKSTDGGDSFSKVNNWSTNNSAYTHADIHTLKFFDGKLFCGSDGGLFVSEDGGGSFTDKSDGLAVTQFYRIGIAKNDASKIVGGTQDNSGFVYNNNEWNVYTGGDGMDYEIDPSNSNIAYGFLQFGNPLYITTDLGQTVGTIASPDTGSGPISGNWITPLAVDGEGTVYAAYTAVFRLTGSEWERVSDFFNGNNIDDLEIDPNDPNIMYAAENDVLYRSGDRGENFVAIDTLGTQISDIAINNNNSNIVYVTTSARVGRSQSQQPQNRAVYRITVDGNTLVSTENITFDLPTDQAYFAIVHQPRNDNNPIFVGTSLGVYRLDDSLTEWEQYSTNLPNTAISDLEISPDDEMLVASTYGRGAWQTPIPVQLPADDIKLVSIEAVSGTVTCAEITPQITVENKGLNAISQVDVTYRLNEGGNQTFTFNGTIDSGATETFSLPTLTPAVGQSSILTVTVSIANDAFDDNNTKKTTLFIANSFANGDQVFDFETEATSLFTYDLVGGSPAVSGGVWERGVPTGTLLNTASSGTQVLGTNLDGNHPDQTVGVIYSGCYDLSTILAPKLSFQMAFDLEQDWDIVYVVYSTDNFETSEVLGELGSQPNWYNSNRTRESSGNTDCFNCPGAQWTGTNATMTKYTYDFLANAARGETDLTGETNIQFAIVFVADQSVNQEGVIIDDFVVEGFQDDDDDDNDGVLDVDDNCPLVANADQADADNDGIGDVCDEDDDNDGVLDALDNCPFVANADQADGDGDGIGDVCDDDLDNDGVPNANDLCPDTPDGAVVDVDGCETFSLPSDFFTVLVTAESCISNNNGSVTLTASEEGSYSAELYDSEGLVEMIPFNIAHTFENLAAGDYQVCAVLDNPQGYHRCFDISVSEPEALNVGSKVSSLKNEVTLNLSGGKEYFIELNNELFSTSQSEITLPLKKVENVLTVRTDKDCQGTYEETIILSSKVFIYPNPVQNGTLNVYLGSNEFNNVETALYNLNGKSVFKKKMQPDSGYINMNVSGLAKGVYLLNIKTERSLLNFKILKK